In Gossypium hirsutum isolate 1008001.06 chromosome A10, Gossypium_hirsutum_v2.1, whole genome shotgun sequence, the DNA window GTTCGCAATTTTAGGCCTGTTTGTAAGAATTTGTTAAAATATGACCACACAAATGTATCTTTCAGATAAGGAATGTTCTTTTCTTTTGATGGAAAGGTACGATCTTATTTGGACATGAAATTAGGCTTCAAATGATTAGCAAACTAATAACTTTTTAATGGAAAATCCGGATTTAACTCTGATTATGTGGATCACACATCTCTATCTCTCCAACTCTTTCtctatttttgagaaaaaaaaaatccaaaaccgAGATTTTAGGATTTGATCAGTGAGGATAATCTAAACAAAATTGAGTTATGTTTTTCCTTATGATAATTTACATTGGAAATATGATTCTTGCTTTCAAATGAAACTAAAATCATATACACCGAATCTGTATAAGCATAGagatgaaagggaaaaaaaaaggaccaaaaaggagagaaaataaaagaaaattttcccGATAAAGTTAATCTcaaaaaaccaataaaaagaTTAAACCAATTAATTTCCAGAGGAAATCAAACGAGTGGATGTTGTTTTATGAGAGGAATCAATGTCTTTAGATCTTCCTTTCATCAGGTGAGGCCTGAGCTTGTTTACATCAGATAATTGAACTGGTTTCAAAAAGAATTCTTCAGCTCCATCTTCCAAGCATCTGTTGATTCTCGATGGGATATTCTCAGAAGACATGATGACAACTGGTATGTCTTTGAAAGATGAAGATTTTTTGATCTTTTTCAAAAGATCATAGCCAGTCATCCCAGGCATACAATAATCAGTGATAATCAAATTCACCCCCAATCCCAAATCTTGATGATCTTGATCTTCATCAGACGAAACAGATTCAGTGTTTGAATCCCTTTGTTCatattcttcatcatcatcagCATCATTATTATTCAATCCAAGAAACTCCAATGCTTTACTTCCAGAATCCACAGCAGTAACTGCAAACACATATGTATAAGGACTTAAATtgcaaaataacataaaaaaaaaaagaaaagaaaagaaaaagagagagaccaACCTTGGAAAGAGGAAGTCTTGAGGAGCCTTTCAATGAGCTTCCTATCAATGAGACTATCATCAACAGCAAGAACATGAAACTGGGTGTCATCACGATCAATAGCCATACCCATGATTGTTGTTATGATTCAAAACAAAAACCCAGAAAAAGAACAAGGAGGGAAATGGAAAAGATGAAGGGAAAGGGGTAGATGGGGTGAGTTAATAAAAGGGGAAGCCATTGATGGGATATCTGACAGTTTGGAAAGGCAAATAAGATCGGGGGGGAGATTTTCATACAGAATCTTGCGGATCTTCTAGGTTGATTTTTGAATTGGACAACAAGCAAAGATGGTGCTTTTgtttttcctattttttatttttattttaaaaaataataataaagatggGGTGTTGACCCTTTTGATTAGTGGTTAAGGCAAAGTTaatcaaatttctattttaattttatggcCTTTTCGATTCTACATGGGGCCACTGTTTCAGACTTTTTCATGCAcgtctattatttatttttttaattttataggaTATGTTAATTGAAtcgattgatatgaatattgttaTCAATGCAAGAGGATATAAAATCGAATATGTTGAAAtatattatctttctatttataaattgaagtgaaattataaacatttttaaatattagtgtaaaaaaatagatattatcATAATCTAGAacgagattattcaaaaaaaattattatacatttGTACTTGAAATATGGGTTTATATTTTATGACcgtgtatttttatttattatgtatagATATGACGGTGTGTAATAATCCcatatatagttttaaaatacGGTAGAAATTGGGAACAAATATTAAGAAAATATGAGAGAGAAAAAGATATTTTGCTAGTGGTTTAATTATGCCTCAATCTTTGTACTTTTTAGACATTTAAAATTTACTCCCTCTGCTTTTAATGCTAATAATTTAGTCTATTAGTAACATTATTAACTGACTTTTATTAAATTTGAGTAGTAAAATATTATTTAGTTCTACAACTTgacaattttttttgattttttctgtGATAATGTGACACTCAAATGTCGCATCATATCACCACTTGTAAATTATAATTACGTTATAATATTAAAGTGTCACGTTATCATAATgactaaatttaacattttaagaCTAATATAgactaaaaaaaagtttaggaaCTAAGTTGAAAAGTTACCAAATGTTCTCTTatcattcatttatttcaaatacacaaattaattatgagatatattttgttatttttgagaAGGAAACTtcatattattcatttatttttttggaaaaatattcaatttattattgAATGACCAGATTATGGcagcaaataaaaaaaagattatttttaatgaatatatattatttgattggttgatatattttaaatacatcaATCATAAATTCAGTAGGTCTTGCCTTTCACAATAGGAATATTTTAGTAAACTACATGTGAAgattccaaatatatatatattttaaaggaaATGAGATATTAGCAATGTACATacattttgacttttaatttttttattttttgaaaataaaatcaaacattaaaaaaatgtttatattataaatatatcttAATTGCATAACAGAGAATTAAACAGTTTTAAGTAAAGATGATTAAGAGACCTACTACAACATTTACAATAAAATGTTAGAGTCAATATCATTGTCTTGACTATAACAAGCCATGTAATAAGAAGAAgtcaatgttttaaaattttgctcCATTCTTGTTTTAAGAATAATTAAATaagcaattaaaattttaaaaaaaattataaaatgtttgaaACGATTCAATCATCAATTCCTTTGTCTTAATTTctggtttgttttttttttattttgagcgatttaattttaattattcaattatatcaacctatttacaattcaattcatttaatcTAATTCTAATAATATGCCTAGAATCAACCACAAGTTGGGTGATGAGTCCCGCCGTAGGTTGAAATTAATGTTTGAGTAAGGTTTTTTCCTTTCCCTGAAAGCAAGATTGatatattgttaatattttatttgttgatataatttaatatttattaataataaatgtaaaATGGATTTAAGCAAAGGGTATAGTTAAGGGTAAGtacgattcgattcgattcgattcgaaaagtgcaataaaaaattcaaattttgaattaagtaGTTCGAGCTATTTGAGTTAATGAagttatttggatcaatttgaataaaaaatttaagtttttcagtttaactcgaatatgaattacacaattcgagttatcgaaaaatccgaataagaaaaggcaaaactatgtcgttttgataaatgtttatcttttctaaaattaaaagtcaaaaccattaagttaaaaggtaaaactacggtattttgataaatgtttactcattaagttaaaaggtaaaactattatatttgtttatgtaattaaataatcttataattcgtctactagttaaataatcggtttatataaatacaatattgagtataaataataggattcgtcaacttgaCTCAATTGAATACTCACCCTTAGGTGTAGCTAGAAGATTGGCGAGAATCTCAGcccctaaaattttccatttaaacCTTTGATAgtgaaagaaaataatttaattaaaattaaatattttatgagtCAAACACGTGCTAACATAAACAGAGAGTCAAATTCGTGAGCTAAGATATTTAAAGGAGTAATTTGAAACCATAAATTTTCCATggtttgtttgtttttgtttgaattttgacAGAATGGTTTGCTTATTTTCAATGGAGCACTTGTGGGCCAATTGTATTGAAAATTGGCAGGAAACTTCCATTAAAATTTATCCAACTTTCAAAATTTAGGGTTTCTCATTTTTATGCAAAATTTCCAATCCCTATTCTTAATACAATTTATgtacaattttaattaagtatacaaaaatattaatataaaaaatatatattaaattaaattatccctgtttaaaaatttaaaaataatttaattgaaaattagcattttaattttttttataaaattggactAACTTTGATAATAATTGAAACCAAATTATTGAAATGAGTTTAGCTTGTACAACCATGATTTGATTTAAACCATGATGACCTTTGAATGtgaacttaatttgaaaaaaatatatatattcaaagtttcaaacttattattctatttatttttcattttcaattttttattcattaatatttaattagaaaatttaaaaaaaataattagttctaaaattattttaacgattattaaattaaaatataaattacatcACAAATATAAAATGTTTAGAAATGAAATCCTTTGGGATCACTAAAATCCCAATAAAAATGtatgaaatatttatatataaggtAAATTCATTTTttgattctaaaaatatttttaaataaaaaaaaagtggttTGCAGATGTAACAATGATtttgttgcttttttttttcaaagaagaaaataaaatcaaatattctTTACagaggaaataaataaaaaagatttaaaattaaagaattttatgaatcTATGAAGATTTtctgcattttttttattgaacttACAATTATTAAggttttttactttttatatttcagccttaCTAATATACTCTTTTTAGATAATTTcttccaaataaaaaaatataattgtaataaatatcaATTCAATTAGAGATATGCACAGAATTTTATGTTTACTATCGATTGTAGTCCATAGATAGGTTTGAAATTATAATAGTTTCAATACAAACAATCATTATATGCAATTAACTGAATAATTTATTCAAAGACGAATACAAGAGGTGGGCACGAGCATTGAGCTTCCCAAAAATGAAAAATCACTTTTTAGTCACTTTATAGTTaatgaaactaaaaatttatatatagtaACGTTCCACTTCGAGCctttaaaatgaaaagatttttatttaatcaatttaaaattggtgaagcccaaaattttataattcaattttgattttcgGATAAAATTAtggattttaattatattttagtcacttttgtttattttaCGTTACGTTGtaatcatttatatttgaaatgttacattttaatcacttacgttAACGTGCTATAACATTTTAATCATTGAGCCATTAATTGTCATTAACAGTGTtagttaaatcatcattttattaatgttttaataatcAGATTGGCAACCAAACCGGtctgaaaatcaatttttttagttcaatcaatttgatcatcaatccaataataattaaatatagttaaaaattaattaaaaaaattataaaatcgaTTCAACTAGTTCAACTGataatttttattctaatttttgattttttactAATTCTAAATAGTACACTCAAAGGTCAGTTCAATCTGTACATATAAACCGATACATCAACCGATTTTCATTTCAATCAACCGATCAGATTCAAACAATActacatttcattttcaaatttgatattGTATTTGTTTTATTCGATaacatatacaattttttttttgtttgtgtaAAGCAAATTCCAACTTAATTTATAATAAGACATAGAATGTTGCTTTCGGGGACCAAATAGATCAAGTTGGCTGtataaaaagaaaacaatgttAGTGGTGGTCCAAAAATAAGTCTCCTTATAATCAAATgccattttttaaaatcaaaattgagATTTAATTAAGATTACAATATCGAGATGATATTATAAGCATAAAGTTTCCAAATCTAagcaaacagtaaaattttgttTAGTTGTCGATAAAGTACTCACAAAAatgaaattgataattaattaaaaatgtaaaagaaaatacatcaaattaattgCTTAAAGATTTTCTTTGGTTGTGTGTAACCggctaaattcaaattaaataaaataggtTGCAGTTCACTACAAGTACTTTAGGGCTGGTATCGCAACATCGAAAGTAATATACTCCTTTCCTCCTCGCTTGAGTTAGATGTCACGACAACAAAGGTTTTGGAGCAAACTTGGTGTTGCAACATCAAAGGCAGTCCACTGACTTCTTGACCTATTTGGATATCCTGCACACTTAGTTGACACATTAGTATTCCTTTAAGTCTGGATTGGCCCGAAAGTTCATAAAAACACTTAAATTTGCTCATTTTATTGTCTGGGTACAAAAATGAAAAACTACCTAAAACTCAAAAACAATTCTCATTGCAACATCTTTTCTAATAAACTACCTAAAACTCAACGTCTCCTTGCAAGAGTATTAGAGtgcattttcatcaaatcatCAAGTGAGACCAGGGACCAGCCATTATCCTTTTGG includes these proteins:
- the LOC121207589 gene encoding two-component response regulator ORR10, encoding MGMAIDRDDTQFHVLAVDDSLIDRKLIERLLKTSSFQVTAVDSGSKALEFLGLNNNDADDDEEYEQRDSNTESVSSDEDQDHQDLGLGVNLIITDYCMPGMTGYDLLKKIKKSSSFKDIPVVIMSSENIPSRINRCLEDGAEEFFLKPVQLSDVNKLRPHLMKGRSKDIDSSHKTTSTRLISSGN